A window from Opitutia bacterium ISCC 52 encodes these proteins:
- a CDS encoding alcohol dehydrogenase catalytic domain-containing protein, translated as MLAAHLTAPKNLEVVDKPEPESPAEEEVLVRVKAVGICGSDLLIYATGAIGYTKIEGPFTLGHEFMGEVVAWGDKAQSGLHGPLSAGQRVAVEPAVPCLTCELCEAGHPNLCPNHYFYGLYPTHGALCEELIVPARNCFPISDEIIDGGGTLLETLGVAIHALDLAKLKVAKSVAVIGCGPVGLLIQRLAVLCGASAVYAMDPLAWRTELAKSWGATEAWPVKSGEALSKLQDATVGRGVDVVIEAAWADDSVDHAMEMAAYGGRVVLVGIPPDDKAGFSHSIARRKGLTIMMARRMKHTYPRAIQLASGDCPDVPLDELISEYVSLSNTGDAFAKNYAYAEGVNKLVIRCS; from the coding sequence ATCTTAGCCGCTCATCTTACGGCTCCAAAGAACTTGGAGGTCGTTGACAAGCCTGAGCCAGAATCGCCTGCGGAGGAGGAGGTCCTCGTCCGTGTTAAAGCGGTGGGCATCTGTGGTTCAGATCTCCTCATTTATGCCACCGGTGCGATTGGCTATACCAAAATTGAAGGTCCCTTCACGCTCGGACATGAGTTCATGGGTGAAGTTGTGGCTTGGGGAGACAAGGCACAGAGTGGCCTTCATGGACCTTTGTCTGCAGGGCAACGGGTAGCTGTCGAACCTGCGGTTCCTTGTCTGACATGTGAACTTTGCGAAGCCGGTCATCCAAACCTTTGCCCCAATCATTATTTCTATGGCCTATATCCGACCCACGGTGCTCTCTGCGAAGAATTGATAGTGCCAGCCCGGAATTGTTTTCCGATTTCTGACGAAATCATTGATGGCGGTGGCACTTTGCTGGAGACTTTAGGAGTGGCTATTCATGCTTTGGATCTGGCAAAACTGAAAGTTGCCAAATCAGTCGCCGTGATCGGTTGTGGTCCGGTCGGACTACTTATCCAGCGATTGGCAGTACTTTGCGGTGCGAGTGCCGTTTACGCCATGGATCCTTTAGCTTGGCGAACCGAATTAGCCAAAAGCTGGGGCGCTACTGAGGCCTGGCCAGTTAAAAGTGGTGAGGCGCTCTCAAAACTTCAGGACGCAACAGTGGGCAGAGGAGTCGACGTGGTTATCGAAGCTGCTTGGGCCGACGACTCAGTTGATCATGCCATGGAAATGGCGGCTTACGGTGGACGGGTGGTATTAGTCGGAATCCCGCCCGATGATAAAGCTGGTTTTTCTCACTCTATTGCCCGGCGGAAGGGGTTAACGATCATGATGGCTCGCCGGATGAAGCATACCTACCCGCGAGCCATACAATTGGCTTCGGGGGATTGTCCCGATGTTCCGCTCGACGAATTGATCTCAGAATATGTTTCCTTATCCAATACGGGAGACGCTTTTGCCAAGAACTATGCGTATGCCGAAGGAGTGAATAAACTGGTTATTCGGTGCTCTTGA
- a CDS encoding antibiotic biosynthesis monooxygenase produces MIEIKIIAEFVVKEDQAEAFKSMLAAALVETRSFEGCKGVDIFEDQEKSVFYALSNWSSHSDYDKYLAWRTEQGIGDLLGPMLEGGFQEGLVVRKVEKVDI; encoded by the coding sequence ATGATAGAAATTAAAATAATAGCCGAGTTCGTGGTTAAAGAAGACCAAGCCGAAGCATTCAAATCAATGCTGGCCGCCGCTCTTGTTGAAACGCGGTCCTTCGAGGGCTGCAAGGGCGTTGACATTTTTGAAGACCAAGAAAAATCGGTTTTCTATGCCTTATCTAACTGGAGTTCGCATTCGGATTACGATAAGTATCTAGCATGGAGAACCGAACAGGGAATAGGTGACTTGCTTGGCCCCATGCTAGAAGGCGGCTTTCAAGAAGGCCTTGTAGTTCGGAAGGTTGAAAAGGTTGATATCTAA
- a CDS encoding SMP-30/gluconolactonase/LRE family protein, with translation MINFKHFWMIKVALIAATCPLKLTIGSDHNSDALLLDIEFNDQSGAAFLPDVVVLSTLRDGLGLGEGPVWDSEGERLFFSDIMANSVYSWSESDGFSFFLPKSGETGFSPSYPDGLLLGANGLAITDGEMILCQHGDRRLVSVPLDAPLPENYTTLTSDYAGSRYNSPNDLAISEDGLIYFSDPPYGFADLPRSDPAAKRIVFDFQLREKNFNGVYVLDPIAKSVNLISSGIDFPNGLALSVDESFLYVNSSNMAEPKMMRIDLATGSEELFFDGPFPEDAVGWFDGMKMHSSGNIFTTGPGGILVISPEGKLFATIPLPSPATNLCFDAAEENMYVTSFESVVRISLDN, from the coding sequence ATGATTAATTTTAAGCATTTTTGGATGATCAAAGTCGCTCTAATTGCTGCGACCTGTCCCTTAAAACTCACCATCGGAAGCGATCATAATTCAGATGCACTGCTTCTTGACATAGAGTTTAACGATCAAAGTGGAGCAGCATTTCTTCCAGATGTTGTTGTGTTGTCGACGCTACGGGACGGCTTGGGCTTGGGAGAAGGACCGGTCTGGGATTCTGAAGGCGAACGATTATTCTTTTCGGATATAATGGCGAACTCTGTCTACTCTTGGTCTGAATCAGACGGGTTTAGCTTCTTCCTCCCTAAAAGTGGCGAAACGGGCTTTTCGCCTTCGTATCCTGACGGTTTGCTCCTAGGTGCGAACGGTTTGGCGATCACTGATGGCGAAATGATACTCTGTCAACATGGCGATAGGCGATTAGTTTCTGTGCCGCTCGACGCTCCTCTGCCGGAAAATTACACCACTTTAACCTCTGATTACGCAGGATCGCGATATAATAGCCCCAACGACTTGGCGATTTCTGAGGACGGACTAATTTATTTCTCGGATCCGCCCTACGGTTTCGCGGATTTACCTCGAAGTGACCCGGCAGCGAAGCGGATCGTATTCGATTTTCAGCTACGCGAAAAGAATTTTAATGGTGTTTACGTTTTAGATCCAATCGCAAAAAGTGTGAATCTTATATCGTCGGGTATAGACTTTCCCAACGGTCTCGCACTTTCAGTGGATGAGTCATTTTTATATGTCAATAGCTCTAACATGGCTGAACCGAAAATGATGCGTATTGATTTAGCTACCGGAAGCGAAGAATTATTCTTCGACGGTCCGTTTCCTGAAGACGCTGTAGGCTGGTTTGATGGAATGAAAATGCATTCTAGTGGCAACATTTTCACAACAGGCCCAGGCGGAATATTAGTAATCTCTCCAGAAGGAAAACTCTTCGCCACGATTCCATTGCCAAGCCCCGCGACCAACCTATGTTTCGATGCTGCGGAGGAAAATATGTACGTCACATCGTTTGAGTCAGTAGTTCGAATTAGCCTGGACAACTGA
- a CDS encoding SDR family NAD(P)-dependent oxidoreductase, with protein MKKTALVTGSNRGIGLATVIKLARHGLKVFAGMREPETNSKNLLGSISEDDLDV; from the coding sequence ATGAAAAAAACAGCACTTGTCACAGGATCCAATCGAGGAATCGGCCTAGCTACCGTTATCAAGCTCGCTCGCCACGGGCTTAAGGTATTTGCAGGTATGCGCGAGCCGGAGACCAACTCAAAAAACCTTCTTGGTTCTATCTCAGAGGATGACTTAGATGTATAA
- a CDS encoding SDR family NAD(P)-dependent oxidoreductase — MVELDVNDGASVKRCFAEIESSGEKVDILINNAGIERRGSVEKCPIATFEEVMNTNYLGPIRCIQAALPNMKVSDTGLIVNITSVAGKVAASPLAPYTASKFALEALSECLAQEVLPHGVKVAIIEPGIIATDMAADISRANYDPDYPQQSRMAAMFVESLKSPASTQIVADAIVEIVVGKREGLRHPVGPDAIPFLEWRESKSDSEWAN; from the coding sequence ATTGTAGAACTCGATGTTAATGATGGAGCATCGGTCAAACGCTGTTTTGCTGAAATTGAGTCCTCAGGAGAAAAAGTGGACATTTTAATTAACAATGCTGGAATCGAGAGACGAGGATCTGTTGAAAAATGTCCTATCGCAACTTTCGAGGAAGTAATGAATACCAATTATTTGGGCCCCATTCGTTGCATTCAGGCAGCTTTACCGAATATGAAAGTGAGTGATACAGGATTGATAGTGAATATCACTTCTGTAGCTGGCAAGGTGGCCGCTTCGCCCCTTGCACCTTACACAGCATCTAAATTCGCGTTGGAGGCACTCTCAGAATGCCTCGCTCAGGAGGTATTGCCGCATGGCGTCAAAGTAGCGATAATCGAGCCCGGGATAATCGCGACAGACATGGCTGCTGACATAAGCAGGGCGAATTACGATCCTGACTACCCACAGCAAAGTAGGATGGCGGCTATGTTCGTAGAATCTCTCAAAAGCCCAGCATCGACTCAAATTGTGGCTGACGCTATAGTTGAGATCGTGGTTGGTAAAAGGGAAGGTCTACGGCATCCAGTTGGACCAGATGCTATCCCGTTTCTTGAATGGAGAGAGAGCAAGTCAGACTCAGAGTGGGCGAATTGA
- a CDS encoding nuclear transport factor 2 family protein yields MTPKEVVQKGYDCFASGDMETFVKLFHEDCTVTINGMHKFSGTCNGINEFMGLLALIPSHYHDFSLTVTNMISEGDQVATQLDASADGMEAKFGHFHKIEGGKIKEFWAYDDSQKMAHAMKAV; encoded by the coding sequence ATGACACCTAAAGAAGTGGTTCAAAAAGGATACGATTGTTTTGCATCGGGCGATATGGAAACTTTCGTCAAACTTTTCCATGAGGATTGCACCGTCACTATTAACGGCATGCACAAGTTCTCTGGAACTTGTAATGGGATAAACGAGTTTATGGGCTTATTGGCATTGATACCATCTCACTATCATGATTTTTCTCTAACCGTGACGAACATGATCTCTGAAGGAGATCAAGTCGCGACTCAACTAGATGCATCTGCTGACGGTATGGAAGCTAAATTTGGGCATTTCCATAAAATTGAAGGGGGCAAAATAAAAGAGTTTTGGGCTTACGATGATAGCCAAAAAATGGCGCATGCAATGAAAGCCGTTTGA
- a CDS encoding ankyrin repeat domain-containing protein — MSFAKADNHDESLSNSSNTPDLEEVWADWSGEWVRYQWDNILTKTISAGHETFRRRSQYGEPIGGFSNQMKISLENGIYWYTKLHNRTGKVQYKGAFKLHRDHYYEYNRGILHDTDNKPEIWQWFRKSNPIFRLHEASRQGDLESVKGILTGENVGVDSTLDDSYTALAYAAAGGHLSLVKELLANGADVNLQTRFSKSPLNHAIGGGNQEACELLIDAGARLDLRNDNGSSLLHEAAFWGQTNMIPFLISKGLNVNDKGQRYGATPLIYAINRANGAADIEAASKFINCAKTLLKHGADADLANNAGNSARSIASESKFDSVKDLF; from the coding sequence ATGTCTTTCGCTAAGGCAGACAACCACGATGAGAGTCTAAGTAACTCCTCTAACACCCCAGATCTGGAAGAAGTATGGGCTGATTGGTCAGGCGAATGGGTTAGATACCAATGGGACAACATTCTTACAAAGACAATATCAGCGGGCCATGAGACTTTTAGGCGAAGATCGCAGTATGGCGAGCCTATCGGTGGTTTTTCTAACCAAATGAAGATTTCGCTAGAGAACGGCATATATTGGTACACGAAGCTGCATAACCGTACTGGCAAAGTTCAATACAAGGGAGCGTTCAAGCTCCACAGAGACCACTACTACGAGTACAATAGAGGTATCCTGCATGACACTGATAATAAACCAGAGATCTGGCAGTGGTTCCGGAAATCCAATCCTATATTTAGGCTTCATGAAGCCTCTAGGCAAGGTGACCTTGAGTCGGTAAAAGGCATATTAACCGGCGAGAACGTAGGGGTAGATAGCACTTTAGATGATTCATACACTGCTCTTGCTTACGCAGCAGCTGGAGGTCATCTATCCTTAGTAAAAGAGCTTTTGGCCAATGGTGCAGATGTAAATTTACAAACCCGATTTAGCAAGTCGCCTCTCAATCATGCAATCGGCGGTGGAAACCAAGAGGCCTGCGAACTCCTCATAGATGCAGGAGCGAGGCTGGATTTGCGGAACGATAATGGATCATCTCTATTGCATGAGGCAGCTTTCTGGGGGCAAACTAACATGATACCTTTTCTGATCAGCAAGGGTCTAAACGTGAACGATAAGGGACAGCGTTATGGAGCGACTCCACTGATTTACGCTATTAATAGAGCCAACGGTGCCGCTGATATCGAAGCCGCGAGTAAGTTTATAAATTGCGCCAAGACACTGCTCAAACATGGGGCAGATGCAGATTTGGCGAACAACGCCGGCAATTCTGCGCGGTCAATTGCTTCTGAGTCGAAGTTCGATTCTGTTAAGGATCTTTTCTAA
- a CDS encoding transposase: MKKKRRTVEQIIRILREADSGLRNDEVCLKHNISQQTFYRWKRKYEGMDLKEAQRLRDLQKENSELKKLLAEQLLKTKALEIALEKTYEPGASARDCGEGAVRAVVFRESRLPVAGDQPLDASLSPEAQARWEALAGVGDRPPFARASYAWIQEDRGQAEVSGLPSEQETGPARPPVGRAASDASPPSQAATGPLHGPSAKGDSPQSRLGVGLRLGLHPARGQAASVQSDRRIHPPVPLHPCRPGDQSIRRAGPSAGGDPRARGSLMHPLGQRARVHRKGHPGLAFRERDQDSIYRSGLSFAERIRRKRKQPLSRGMPRPGKLNPCRKFFGRKDFEY; encoded by the coding sequence ATGAAAAAGAAACGTCGTACCGTAGAACAAATCATCCGCATCCTTCGAGAAGCCGATAGCGGTCTTCGTAACGATGAGGTCTGCCTGAAGCACAACATCAGTCAGCAGACCTTCTACCGCTGGAAGCGCAAATACGAGGGCATGGACCTGAAAGAGGCCCAGCGCTTGCGTGATCTTCAAAAGGAAAACAGCGAACTGAAGAAGCTGTTGGCCGAACAACTGCTCAAAACGAAAGCCCTTGAGATCGCTCTGGAAAAAACCTATGAGCCCGGAGCGTCAGCGCGGGATTGCGGCGAAGGTGCAGTCCGCGCTGTCGTGTTCCGGGAGAGCCGTTTGCCGGTGGCTGGGGATCAACCGCTTGACGCTTCGCTATCGCCCGAAGCCCAAGCCCGATGGGAAGCGCTTGCTGGAGTCGGAGATCGTCCGCCTTTCGCGCGAGCATCCTACGCTTGGATACAAGAAGATCGCGGGCAAGCTGAGGTCTCTGGGCTACCTAGCGAACAAGAAACTGGTCCAGCGCGTCCGCCGGTAGGAAGGGCTGCAAGTGACGCCTCGCCGCCCTCGCAGGCGGCGACAGGGCCTCTCCACGGGCCTTCCGCAAAAGGGGATTCGCCGCAATCACGTCTGGGCGTGGGACTTCGTCTCGGACTACACCCAGCGAGGGGGCAAGCTGCGAGCGTTCAATCTGATAGACGAATACACCCGCCAGTGCCATTGCATCCATGCCGACCGGGCGATCAAAGCATCCGACGTGCTGGCCCTTCTGCAGGAGGCGATCCTCGAGCACGGGGCTCCCTAATGCATCCGCTCGGACAACGGGCCCGAGTTCATCGCAAAGGCCATCCAGGGCTGGCTTTCCGAGAACGGGATCAAGACTCTATATATCGATCCGGGCTGTCCTTTGCAGAACGGATACGCCGAAAGCGTAAACAGCCGCTTTCGCGAGGAATGCCTCGACCGGGAAAGCTTAACCCATGTAGGAAGTTTTTCGGGCGAAAGGACTTTGAATACTGA
- a CDS encoding sulfatase-like hydrolase/transferase, protein MKTLKRLLGLSIVISFLSLYLTASNERPNIVLIMVDDMGWSDVGSYGGEIPTPHIDSLAANGVRFSQFYNTARCYPTRASLLTGLHPHQTGIGAATNSPRGLIGDHGVYGYRGYLNRNSLTLAEVLGSYSSTQLTHPSIWPFKIPATM, encoded by the coding sequence ATGAAGACACTCAAACGACTCCTTGGTCTCAGCATTGTTATAAGTTTCCTATCCCTGTACCTCACTGCGAGCAACGAACGCCCCAACATTGTTCTCATCATGGTGGATGATATGGGATGGTCGGACGTTGGGAGTTATGGGGGAGAAATTCCCACGCCCCATATCGATTCTTTAGCCGCCAATGGAGTACGCTTTTCCCAATTTTATAACACCGCACGCTGCTACCCGACCCGCGCCAGTCTGCTGACCGGCCTTCATCCACATCAGACAGGTATCGGAGCTGCGACCAACTCACCACGCGGACTGATTGGAGACCATGGTGTGTATGGTTACCGTGGATACTTGAACCGCAATAGCCTGACCCTGGCCGAAGTATTGGGATCATACTCATCCACCCAATTGACCCATCCGTCTATATGGCCATTTAAAATACCTGCCACAATGTAG